The proteins below come from a single Pandoraea apista genomic window:
- a CDS encoding 2-hydroxychromene-2-carboxylate isomerase, translated as MSQAADAAVPRAQWYFDFASPFAYLQFERFDTLPRSLAIDLKPIVLGAILAHLKTQGPAETPHKRIFTYRMAQFRAEQDGIAFRMPPVHPFHPIRVLRLAVALGATHDVVRTIFRFIWAEGRDVTDAQGWQDLCERLGLPADDAIARAEAPETKAALRTNTETAIAAGIFGVPTFAYEGELYWGDDATALFRHCLAHPEWLRSPDVARLQQVTIGVQRER; from the coding sequence ATGTCACAAGCCGCCGACGCCGCCGTGCCCCGCGCGCAGTGGTATTTCGATTTCGCTTCCCCGTTCGCCTATCTGCAATTCGAGCGTTTCGACACGCTGCCGCGCTCGCTCGCCATCGACCTCAAGCCGATCGTGCTGGGCGCGATCCTCGCGCATCTGAAAACGCAGGGGCCGGCCGAGACCCCCCATAAGCGCATCTTCACGTACCGCATGGCGCAATTCCGCGCCGAGCAAGACGGCATCGCGTTTCGCATGCCGCCGGTGCATCCGTTTCATCCGATACGTGTGCTGCGGCTGGCGGTAGCGCTCGGCGCCACCCATGACGTCGTGCGTACGATTTTCCGCTTCATCTGGGCCGAAGGTCGCGATGTCACCGATGCACAGGGCTGGCAAGACTTATGTGAGCGTCTCGGTCTCCCGGCCGACGACGCCATCGCCCGGGCCGAAGCGCCCGAGACCAAGGCGGCCCTGCGCACGAACACCGAAACGGCGATTGCCGCAGGGATATTCGGGGTGCCGACGTTCGCCTACGAGGGGGAGTTGTATTGGGGAGACGATGCCACAGCGTTGTTCCGCCACTGCCTCGCTCACCCGGAATGGCTGCGCTCGCCCGATGTAGCGCGTTTGCAGCAGGTGACGATCGGTGTTCAGCGCGA
- a CDS encoding YeiH family protein encodes MTTKTHTTRPATASRPDTLVPDQQNPWAGLVLSTVIAFVALLLGRQMPIIGGPVFGILLGIIVRNVFSPGVRYEAGIKFASKYVLQWSIIALGFGLSLSQVAHTGLESLAVTAVTITAAGLSAWGLGRLLGVGDKLKLLIGVGTAICGGSAIAAVTPIVKPDDHETAFAISTIFLFNIAAVLLFPMLGHMLHLSDLGFGMWAGTAINDTSSVVAAGYSYSKAAGDYATIVKLTRATLIIPICLTLAAIVAYRAKRAGAGNFSLARIFPWFILGFLIASGVRTAGLVPAELQPWIHDAAEFLIIVALTAIGLSSNLRRMASTGVRPILLGLGVWAAVSVSSLAVQLAMGQL; translated from the coding sequence ATGACCACAAAAACCCATACTACCCGCCCCGCCACGGCCAGCCGGCCCGATACGCTGGTGCCGGATCAGCAGAATCCGTGGGCCGGTCTGGTGCTGTCGACGGTGATCGCGTTTGTGGCGTTGCTGCTTGGCCGTCAGATGCCGATCATCGGCGGCCCGGTATTCGGCATCCTGCTTGGCATCATCGTTCGCAATGTGTTCTCACCCGGCGTTCGCTACGAGGCGGGCATCAAGTTTGCCTCGAAGTATGTGCTCCAGTGGTCGATCATCGCGCTTGGCTTCGGCTTGAGTTTGTCGCAAGTGGCGCATACGGGCCTGGAATCGCTGGCGGTCACGGCGGTGACCATTACCGCCGCCGGCCTGTCGGCCTGGGGGCTGGGACGCCTTCTGGGCGTGGGCGACAAGCTCAAACTGCTCATCGGCGTGGGCACGGCAATCTGCGGCGGATCGGCCATTGCGGCGGTCACACCCATCGTCAAACCGGACGACCACGAAACGGCGTTCGCCATTTCAACCATCTTCCTGTTCAACATTGCCGCCGTGTTGCTGTTCCCGATGCTCGGTCACATGCTTCATCTGTCGGATCTGGGCTTCGGCATGTGGGCGGGCACGGCGATCAACGATACGTCGTCGGTGGTGGCTGCCGGGTATAGCTACAGCAAGGCGGCGGGCGATTACGCCACCATCGTCAAGCTCACGCGAGCCACGCTGATCATTCCGATCTGCCTGACGCTGGCTGCCATCGTGGCGTACCGTGCCAAGCGTGCCGGTGCCGGAAACTTCAGCCTCGCCCGTATCTTCCCGTGGTTCATCCTGGGCTTCCTGATCGCGTCGGGTGTGCGCACGGCGGGTCTCGTACCGGCGGAGTTGCAGCCGTGGATTCACGACGCTGCCGAGTTCCTCATCATCGTCGCCCTGACGGCTATCGGTTTGTCGTCGAACCTGCGTCGCATGGCGTCGACGGGTGTGCGTCCGATTCTGCTGGGATTGGGCGTGTGGGCCGCCGTGTCGGTCAGCAGCCTCGCGGTACAACTGGCGATGGGTCAACTCTGA